One Oharaeibacter diazotrophicus DNA segment encodes these proteins:
- a CDS encoding adenylate kinase, with amino-acid sequence MRLILLGPPGAGKGTQAQRLVERHGIVQLSTGDMLRAAVAAGTEIGKKAKAVMDAGQLVSDDIVIGIVADRIDEPDAKAGFVLDGFPRTVAQAEALEAMLAEKALKLDAVIEFKVDESKLVDRIVNRAEQAKASGQPVRKDDNPEVFVKRLDEFRALTAALTPFYRERGLLRQVDGMAPMDTVTGEIAGILAETVA; translated from the coding sequence ATGAGGCTCATTCTTCTCGGTCCGCCGGGTGCCGGCAAGGGAACGCAGGCCCAGCGGCTGGTGGAGCGCCACGGCATCGTGCAGCTGTCCACCGGCGACATGCTCCGGGCGGCGGTCGCCGCCGGCACGGAGATCGGGAAGAAGGCCAAGGCGGTCATGGACGCCGGCCAGCTCGTCTCGGACGACATCGTGATCGGCATCGTCGCCGACCGAATCGACGAGCCGGACGCCAAGGCGGGCTTCGTGCTCGACGGTTTCCCGCGCACGGTCGCCCAGGCCGAGGCGCTGGAGGCGATGCTCGCCGAGAAGGCGCTGAAGCTCGACGCCGTGATCGAGTTCAAGGTCGACGAATCGAAGCTGGTCGACCGCATCGTCAACCGCGCCGAACAGGCCAAGGCCTCCGGGCAGCCGGTCCGCAAGGACGACAACCCGGAGGTCTTCGTGAAGCGGCTCGACGAGTTCCGGGCCCTGACCGCGGCGCTGACGCCGTTCTACCGGGAGCGCGGCCTGCTGCGCCAGGTCGACGGCATGGCCCCGATGGATACCGTGACCGGCGAAATCGCCGGGATCCTGGCCGAAACCGTCGCCTGA
- the rpsM gene encoding 30S ribosomal protein S13, which produces MARIAGVNIPTGKRVLIALQYIHGIGPKFAEEILTKVGIPAERRVNELSDAEVLQIRETIDRDYTVEGDLRRETAMNIKRLMDLGCYRGLRHRRGLPVRGQRTHTNARTRKGPAKAIAGKKK; this is translated from the coding sequence GTGGCCCGTATCGCTGGCGTCAACATTCCCACCGGCAAGCGCGTCCTGATCGCGCTGCAGTACATCCACGGCATCGGCCCGAAGTTCGCCGAGGAGATCCTGACCAAGGTCGGCATCCCCGCCGAGCGTCGCGTCAACGAGCTGTCGGACGCCGAAGTCCTGCAGATCCGCGAGACGATCGACCGCGACTACACCGTCGAGGGCGACCTGCGTCGCGAGACCGCGATGAACATCAAGCGGCTGATGGACCTCGGCTGCTACCGCGGCCTGCGTCACCGCCGCGGCCTGCCGGTCCGCGGCCAGCGCACGCACACCAACGCCCGCACCCGCAAGGGTCCGGCGAAGGCGATCGCCGGCAAGAAGAAGTGA
- the rpsK gene encoding 30S ribosomal protein S11, translating to MAKEAAGRVRRRERKNITSGIAHVNSTFNNTMITITDAQGNTISWSSSGTMGFKGSRKSTPYAAQMAAEDAARKASEHGVKTLEVEVRGPGSGRESALRALQAAGFLVTSIRDVTPIPHNGCRPRKRRRV from the coding sequence ATGGCCAAGGAAGCTGCCGGTCGCGTTCGCCGTCGCGAGCGCAAGAACATCACGTCGGGCATCGCCCACGTGAACTCGACCTTCAACAACACCATGATCACCATCACCGACGCGCAGGGGAACACGATCTCCTGGTCGTCCTCGGGCACGATGGGCTTCAAGGGCTCGCGCAAGTCGACCCCCTACGCGGCGCAGATGGCCGCCGAGGACGCCGCCCGCAAGGCGTCGGAGCACGGCGTCAAGACGCTCGAGGTCGAGGTCCGCGGTCCCGGTTCCGGTCGCGAGTCGGCGCTGCGCGCGCTGCAGGCGGCCGGCTTCCTCGTGACGTCGATCCGCGACGTCACCCCGATTCCGCACAACGGCTGCCGTCCGCGCAAGCGTCGTCGCGTCTGA
- a CDS encoding DNA-directed RNA polymerase subunit alpha, with protein sequence MSIQKNWQELKKPNKLEVQSSRDPKRTATVVASPLERGFGLTLGNALRRVLLSSLQGAAVTAVQIDGVLHEFSSIAGVREDVTDIVLNIKEIAVKMHGQGPKRMVVRKSGPGVVTAGDIQTVGDIEILNPDLVICTLDEGAEIRMEFTVNTGKGYVPSDRNRPEDAPIGLIPVDSLYSPVRKVSYRVENTREGQDLDLDKLTLTVETDGSVKPEDAVAYAARILQDQLAIFVNFEEPQKDMKVESVPELAFNPALLKKVDELELSVRSANCLKNDNIVYIGDLIQKTEAEMLRTPNFGRKSLNEIKEVLAQMGLHLGMEVPNWPPENIEELAKRYEDHNY encoded by the coding sequence GTGAGCATCCAGAAGAACTGGCAAGAGCTCAAGAAGCCGAACAAGCTCGAGGTTCAGTCGAGCCGCGATCCGAAGCGCACGGCGACCGTGGTCGCCTCGCCGCTCGAGCGCGGGTTCGGCCTGACCCTCGGCAACGCGCTGCGTCGCGTTCTGCTGTCGTCGCTGCAGGGTGCTGCGGTGACGGCGGTTCAGATCGACGGCGTGCTGCACGAGTTCTCCTCGATCGCCGGCGTGCGCGAGGACGTCACCGACATCGTGCTGAACATCAAGGAAATCGCCGTCAAGATGCACGGCCAGGGTCCGAAGCGCATGGTCGTGCGCAAGTCGGGTCCGGGCGTGGTCACCGCCGGCGACATCCAGACGGTCGGAGACATCGAGATCCTGAACCCCGACCTGGTGATCTGCACCCTCGACGAGGGCGCGGAGATCCGCATGGAGTTCACGGTCAACACCGGCAAGGGCTACGTGCCCTCCGACCGCAACCGTCCCGAGGACGCTCCGATCGGTCTGATCCCGGTCGACAGCCTGTACTCGCCGGTGCGCAAGGTCAGCTACCGCGTCGAGAACACCCGCGAGGGCCAGGATCTCGACCTCGACAAGCTGACCCTGACGGTCGAGACCGACGGTTCGGTGAAGCCCGAGGACGCGGTGGCCTACGCCGCCCGCATCCTGCAGGACCAGCTGGCGATCTTCGTGAACTTCGAAGAGCCGCAGAAGGACATGAAGGTCGAGTCCGTTCCGGAGCTCGCCTTCAACCCGGCGCTGCTCAAGAAGGTGGACGAGCTCGAGCTGTCGGTCCGTTCGGCGAACTGCCTGAAGAACGACAACATCGTCTACATCGGCGACCTCATCCAGAAGACGGAGGCGGAGATGCTCCGCACGCCGAACTTCGGTCGCAAGTCGCTCAACGAGATCAAGGAAGTTCTCGCGCAGATGGGCCTGCACCTCGGCATGGAAGTGCCGAACTGGCCGCCGGAGAACATCGAAGAGCTCGCCAAGCGCTACGAAGACCACAACTACTGA
- the rplQ gene encoding 50S ribosomal protein L17 gives MRHGNAGRKLNRTQSHRKALFANLAVSLVEHEQIVTTLPKAKDLRPIVEKLVTLAKKGGLAARRQLVAELQNNEAAAKKLFDVIGPRYKDRAGGYTRVLKAGFRYGDAAPVAVIEFVDRDVAAKGAADKARAEAEESQETVAA, from the coding sequence ATGCGTCACGGTAATGCAGGCCGCAAGCTGAACCGCACCCAGTCCCACCGCAAGGCGCTGTTCGCCAACCTCGCGGTGTCGCTGGTCGAGCACGAGCAGATCGTCACCACCCTGCCGAAGGCGAAGGACCTGCGTCCGATCGTCGAGAAGCTGGTGACGCTCGCCAAGAAGGGCGGTCTCGCCGCCCGTCGCCAGCTCGTCGCCGAACTGCAGAACAACGAAGCCGCCGCGAAGAAGCTCTTCGACGTGATCGGCCCGCGCTACAAGGACCGCGCCGGTGGCTACACCCGCGTCCTCAAGGCCGGCTTCCGCTACGGCGACGCCGCGCCGGTGGCGGTGATCGAGTTCGTCGATCGCGACGTTGCCGCCAAGGGCGCCGCCGACAAGGCCCGCGCCGAGGCCGAAGAGTCCCAGGAGACCGTCGCGGCCTGA
- a CDS encoding glycosyltransferase has product MTAPTTPDDRRAEAAGHLQAGRLAEAEALYRAHLDAVGAAEALHGIGGARLAVGDAAGALPFLEAAAALSAEPRFAYNLALAEARLCRTAAAVARLRALVAAAPDYVPAPVQLADLLAASGDTRAAADVRGRLVERAIGARADRVVADGLAAILAGGIPPENWATIANMLRIGGREADAAALVDLRLAVAPDCLRARLIRAMNRLAVIHASEDEIDRRRALYAADLAELDARVAAASPAARAAAAAEVGGAKPFFLSYQGRDDTELQRVYGRILAALTAAALPAPAALAGRPDGRIRVGFATSYFTLHSVSKLFRGWIERLDRRRFEVIGYQFSPDRDPTRDAIAASADRWRSGSASAAEWRRVIEADRPHALIHLEIGMGTLSVQLAAQRLAPVQAMAWGHPVTSGLPTIDWFLSSELMEPDDGARHYTERLVRLPGLSICYAPLPSEGGRLTRAGLGLRDDAVVYVCCQSLFKYLPRDDALVVAIARRLPAAQFLFIGDPAAPTTAVFRERLHGAFAAAGLDPRRHVVITPPVPPDLFPSLLHCGDVYLDSVGWSGGNTTLEAVACGLPPVTLPTGLMRGRHTTGILCAMDMPELIAADRDDYVAKAVALADPALDAAVRARLADRRARLWNDERPVRALEDWLDRAVREATG; this is encoded by the coding sequence ATGACGGCCCCGACCACACCAGACGACCGCCGCGCCGAGGCTGCGGGCCATCTCCAGGCCGGCCGCCTCGCCGAGGCCGAGGCGCTCTACCGCGCCCACCTCGACGCCGTCGGCGCCGCCGAGGCGCTGCACGGCATCGGCGGCGCGCGCCTTGCCGTCGGCGACGCCGCCGGCGCCCTGCCCTTCCTCGAGGCGGCCGCCGCGCTCTCTGCCGAACCGCGCTTCGCCTACAACCTCGCGCTCGCCGAGGCCCGTCTCTGCCGGACCGCCGCCGCGGTCGCGCGGCTCCGCGCCCTCGTCGCCGCCGCGCCGGACTACGTGCCGGCGCCGGTGCAACTCGCCGACCTCCTGGCCGCCTCCGGCGACACCCGGGCCGCCGCCGACGTCCGCGGTCGGCTGGTCGAGCGGGCGATCGGCGCGCGCGCCGACCGGGTCGTCGCCGACGGTCTCGCCGCCATCCTCGCCGGCGGTATCCCGCCCGAGAACTGGGCGACCATCGCCAACATGCTGCGGATCGGCGGCCGGGAGGCCGACGCCGCCGCGCTCGTCGACCTGCGCCTCGCCGTCGCGCCGGACTGCCTGCGCGCCCGCCTGATCCGGGCGATGAACCGGCTCGCCGTGATCCACGCCTCCGAGGACGAGATCGACCGCCGCCGCGCCCTCTACGCCGCCGACCTCGCCGAGCTCGACGCCCGCGTCGCCGCCGCCTCTCCCGCCGCGCGCGCCGCCGCCGCCGCCGAGGTGGGCGGCGCCAAGCCCTTCTTCCTGTCCTACCAGGGCCGTGACGACACCGAACTCCAGCGCGTCTACGGCCGCATCCTCGCCGCGCTGACCGCCGCCGCCCTGCCCGCCCCTGCCGCCCTCGCCGGCCGACCGGACGGCCGCATCCGCGTCGGCTTCGCGACGTCCTATTTCACGCTGCACTCGGTCTCGAAGTTGTTCCGCGGTTGGATCGAGCGGCTCGACCGCCGCCGCTTCGAGGTGATCGGCTACCAGTTCTCGCCCGACCGCGACCCGACCCGCGACGCCATCGCCGCGAGCGCCGACCGCTGGCGCTCCGGCAGCGCCTCGGCCGCCGAATGGCGCCGCGTGATCGAGGCCGACCGGCCGCACGCGCTGATCCACCTCGAGATCGGCATGGGCACGCTGTCGGTCCAGCTCGCGGCCCAGCGCCTCGCGCCGGTGCAGGCGATGGCCTGGGGCCATCCGGTCACCTCGGGCCTGCCAACGATCGACTGGTTCCTGTCGTCCGAGCTGATGGAGCCGGACGACGGCGCGCGCCACTACACCGAACGGCTCGTCCGCCTGCCGGGTCTGTCGATCTGCTACGCGCCGCTGCCCTCCGAGGGCGGCCGCCTGACGCGCGCCGGCCTCGGCCTTCGCGACGACGCGGTCGTCTACGTCTGCTGCCAGAGCCTGTTCAAATATCTCCCGCGCGACGACGCCCTCGTCGTCGCGATCGCCCGGCGGCTGCCGGCGGCGCAGTTCCTGTTCATCGGCGATCCCGCCGCGCCGACCACGGCGGTGTTCCGCGAGCGGCTGCACGGCGCCTTCGCCGCCGCCGGGCTCGACCCGCGCCGCCACGTGGTGATCACCCCGCCGGTGCCGCCGGACCTCTTCCCCTCGCTGCTCCACTGCGGCGACGTCTATCTCGACTCGGTCGGCTGGTCGGGTGGCAACACCACGCTCGAGGCCGTCGCCTGCGGCCTGCCGCCGGTGACGCTGCCGACCGGCCTGATGCGCGGCCGGCACACCACCGGCATCCTCTGCGCCATGGACATGCCCGAGCTGATCGCCGCCGACCGCGACGACTACGTCGCCAAGGCCGTCGCCCTCGCCGACCCCGCCCTCGACGCCGCCGTCCGCGCCCGCCTCGCCGACCGCCGCGCCCGGCTCTGGAACGACGAGCGCCCGGTCCGGGCGCTCGAGGACTGGCTGGACCGGGCGGTGCGCGAGGCGACCGGCTAG
- a CDS encoding DegQ family serine endoprotease, whose amino-acid sequence MRFGMRMIAVALVAALAAPAGLPARAEEARVPTSAGEVRLTFAPVAHHAGPAVVNVYAISRRQTQASPMMDDPFFRQFFGDAFPAPRRSRPQTSLGSGVIVDAGGLVVTNNHVIADGDEVKVALADRREFDCDVVLKDEQLDLAVLRIRNPKGDLPTIDLADSDQVQVGDLVLAIGNPFGVGQTVTQGIVSALARSQVGISDYQFFIQTDAAINPGNSGGALVDVDGRLVGINTAIFTRGGGSNGIGFAIPSNMVRVVIDSARKGGSTVELPWIGADLQPVTADIAETLGLDRPQGVLVTGVTADGPAAEAGLEVGDLVTAVDGLEVSDPRVFNYRLATRGVGHEVDLTLNRDGGERHVTVRLIAPPETIPSAEVTIDRPSPFQGATVANLSPAVASRIGLPYRGQTGVVITDIDRRSPAARVGLARGDIVVAVNGAEVADTAQLQAVVADEPMLWRLTIDRGGRIIRMAFR is encoded by the coding sequence ATGCGGTTCGGGATGCGGATGATCGCGGTCGCCCTCGTCGCCGCCCTGGCGGCGCCCGCCGGGCTGCCGGCGCGGGCCGAGGAGGCGCGGGTGCCGACGAGCGCGGGCGAGGTGCGGCTGACCTTCGCGCCGGTGGCGCACCACGCCGGCCCGGCGGTGGTCAACGTCTACGCGATCAGCCGGCGCCAGACCCAGGCGTCGCCGATGATGGACGACCCGTTCTTCCGCCAGTTCTTCGGCGATGCGTTCCCGGCACCGCGGCGCAGCCGGCCGCAGACCTCGCTCGGCTCGGGCGTGATCGTCGACGCCGGCGGCCTCGTCGTCACCAACAACCACGTCATCGCCGACGGCGACGAGGTCAAGGTGGCGCTCGCCGACCGCCGCGAGTTCGACTGCGACGTGGTGCTGAAGGACGAGCAGCTCGACCTCGCGGTGCTGAGGATCCGCAACCCCAAGGGCGACCTGCCGACCATCGACCTCGCCGACAGCGACCAGGTCCAGGTCGGCGACCTCGTGCTCGCCATCGGCAACCCGTTCGGCGTCGGCCAGACGGTGACCCAGGGCATCGTCTCGGCGCTCGCGCGCAGCCAGGTCGGCATCTCGGACTACCAGTTCTTCATCCAGACCGACGCCGCCATCAACCCCGGCAACTCCGGCGGCGCGCTGGTCGACGTCGACGGCCGGCTGGTCGGCATCAACACCGCGATCTTCACCCGCGGCGGCGGTTCCAACGGCATCGGCTTCGCGATCCCCTCCAACATGGTCCGCGTCGTGATCGACAGCGCCCGCAAGGGCGGCTCGACGGTGGAGCTGCCGTGGATCGGCGCCGACCTTCAGCCGGTCACCGCCGACATCGCCGAGACGCTCGGCCTCGACCGTCCCCAGGGCGTGCTGGTCACCGGCGTCACCGCCGACGGCCCGGCGGCCGAGGCGGGCCTCGAGGTCGGCGACCTCGTCACCGCGGTGGACGGCCTGGAGGTTTCGGATCCGCGCGTCTTCAACTATCGCCTCGCCACCCGCGGCGTCGGCCACGAGGTCGACCTGACGCTGAACCGCGACGGCGGCGAGCGCCACGTCACCGTGCGCCTGATCGCGCCGCCGGAGACGATCCCGAGCGCCGAGGTCACGATCGACCGGCCGTCGCCGTTCCAGGGGGCGACGGTGGCGAACCTGTCGCCGGCGGTGGCCTCCCGGATCGGCCTGCCCTACCGCGGCCAGACCGGCGTGGTGATCACCGACATCGACCGCCGCTCGCCGGCGGCCCGGGTCGGTCTCGCGCGCGGCGACATCGTGGTCGCGGTCAACGGCGCGGAGGTCGCGGACACGGCGCAGCTCCAGGCCGTGGTCGCCGACGAGCCGATGCTGTGGCGGCTGACGATCGACCGCGGCGGCCGCATCATCCGGATGGCGTTCCGGTGA
- a CDS encoding replication-associated recombination protein A encodes MSDLFSAPVPEAERLRPLADRLRPESLADVVGQDHLVGPQGTITRMLKSGSLGSLILWGPPGTGKTTVARLLARETNLAFEQTSAIFSGVADLKKLFDAARMRRQTGRGTLLFVDEIHRFNRAQQDSFLPVMEDGTVTLVGATTENPSFELNAALLSRSHVLVFKPHDEAALAALLARAEAVMGRPLPLDDDARAALVRMADGDGRSVLTLAEDVWRAAAEGEVFDAATLQEVVQRRAPVYDKAQDGHYNLISALHKSVRGSDPDAALYYLCRMFDAGEDPLYVARRVVRMAVEDIGLADPQALPICNAACAAYEMLGSPEGELAIAEAVVYVATAPKSNAVYTAFKAAMRTAKEHGSLLPPKTILNAPTKLMKGEGYGAGYRYDHDQPDAFSGQDYFPEKLGRQSFYQPVERGFEREIRKRLDYWARLRRERGEG; translated from the coding sequence GTGAGCGACCTGTTCTCCGCGCCGGTGCCGGAAGCCGAGCGGCTCCGGCCGCTCGCCGACCGGCTCCGGCCGGAGAGCCTCGCCGACGTGGTCGGCCAGGACCATCTGGTCGGGCCGCAGGGCACGATCACGCGGATGCTGAAGTCGGGGTCGCTGGGGTCGCTGATCCTGTGGGGGCCGCCCGGCACCGGCAAGACGACGGTGGCGCGGCTGCTCGCGCGCGAGACCAATCTCGCCTTCGAGCAGACCTCGGCGATCTTCTCCGGTGTCGCCGATCTCAAGAAACTGTTCGACGCCGCTCGCATGCGCCGGCAGACCGGGCGCGGCACGCTGCTGTTCGTCGACGAGATCCACCGCTTCAACCGCGCCCAGCAGGACAGCTTCCTGCCGGTGATGGAGGACGGCACCGTCACGCTGGTGGGCGCGACCACCGAGAACCCGTCCTTCGAGCTCAACGCGGCGCTGTTGTCGCGCTCGCACGTGCTGGTGTTCAAGCCGCACGACGAGGCGGCGCTGGCGGCGCTGCTCGCGCGCGCCGAGGCGGTGATGGGCCGGCCGCTGCCGCTCGACGACGACGCCCGCGCCGCGCTCGTGCGCATGGCCGACGGCGACGGCCGCTCGGTGCTGACGCTGGCCGAGGACGTCTGGCGCGCCGCCGCCGAGGGCGAGGTGTTCGACGCGGCGACGCTGCAGGAGGTCGTGCAGCGCCGCGCCCCGGTCTACGACAAGGCCCAGGACGGCCACTACAACCTGATCTCGGCGCTGCACAAGTCGGTGCGCGGGTCCGATCCCGACGCCGCGCTCTACTATCTCTGCCGCATGTTCGACGCCGGCGAGGACCCCCTCTACGTGGCGCGCCGGGTGGTCCGGATGGCGGTCGAGGACATCGGCCTCGCCGACCCGCAGGCGCTGCCGATCTGCAACGCCGCCTGCGCCGCCTACGAGATGCTCGGATCGCCCGAGGGCGAACTCGCGATCGCCGAGGCGGTCGTCTACGTCGCGACGGCGCCGAAGTCCAACGCGGTCTACACCGCCTTCAAGGCGGCGATGCGGACGGCCAAGGAGCACGGCTCGCTGCTGCCGCCGAAGACCATCCTCAACGCCCCGACCAAGCTGATGAAGGGCGAGGGCTACGGCGCCGGTTACCGCTACGACCACGATCAGCCGGACGCGTTCTCGGGGCAGGACTATTTTCCGGAGAAGCTCGGCCGGCAGAGCTTCTATCAGCCGGTCGAACGCGGATTCGAGCGCGAGATCCGCAAGCGGCTGGACTACTGGGCCCGGCTCCGCCGCGAACGCGGCGAAGGGTGA
- a CDS encoding methyl-accepting chemotaxis protein yields MALFGTNDAQAILDAFGKSQAMIEFAPDGTILTANANFLAAVGYSLDEVKGKNHSMFVESGYRESAEYKRFWDELRAGKFQMAEFKRIAKGGRDVWIQASYNPVFRGGKVVKVVKIATDVTAAKLNAADMAGQLAAIDKAQGTIEFDLDGTVRTANKNFLDVVGYRLDEVKGRHHSMFVDPRDRDSAEYRGFWAALARGEFQAARYKRVAKGGREVWIQASYNPILDMSGKPFKVVKFATDITREVADQLRRQEAQRAIDVEIGGVVDTISLVNAEATSAAAASTQTSDNVQAVAAGAEELSASVNEITRQVTQARQISTHAVEEADRTNVIVSGLSTAAQRIGDVVQLIQNIAAQTNLLALNATIEAARAGEAGRGFAVVASEVKSLANQTAKATEEISAQINAVQDTTNGAVGAISTISSTIVKISEISAAIASAVEEQSAVAAEMSSNMRVAADGVATISQNMNSIASSTRAIDGATRKVREASAALR; encoded by the coding sequence ATGGCACTCTTCGGCACGAACGACGCCCAGGCGATCCTGGACGCCTTCGGCAAGTCGCAGGCGATGATCGAATTCGCTCCGGACGGCACGATTCTGACCGCGAACGCGAACTTCCTCGCGGCGGTCGGATACTCGCTCGACGAGGTGAAGGGCAAGAACCACTCGATGTTCGTCGAGTCCGGCTATCGCGAGAGCGCGGAGTACAAGCGCTTCTGGGACGAACTGCGCGCCGGCAAGTTCCAGATGGCCGAGTTCAAGCGCATCGCCAAGGGCGGGCGCGACGTCTGGATCCAGGCGAGCTACAACCCGGTGTTCCGCGGCGGCAAAGTGGTGAAGGTCGTCAAGATCGCCACCGACGTCACCGCCGCCAAGCTCAACGCCGCCGACATGGCCGGCCAGCTCGCCGCCATCGACAAGGCGCAGGGCACCATCGAGTTCGATCTCGACGGTACCGTGCGCACCGCCAACAAGAACTTCCTCGACGTGGTCGGCTACCGCCTCGACGAGGTCAAGGGCCGGCACCATTCGATGTTCGTCGATCCCCGCGATCGCGACAGCGCCGAGTACCGCGGCTTCTGGGCCGCTCTCGCCCGCGGCGAGTTCCAGGCGGCACGCTACAAGCGCGTTGCCAAGGGCGGGCGCGAGGTCTGGATCCAGGCGAGCTACAACCCGATCCTGGACATGAGCGGCAAGCCGTTCAAGGTGGTCAAGTTCGCCACCGACATCACCCGCGAGGTCGCCGACCAGCTCCGCCGTCAGGAGGCCCAGCGCGCCATCGACGTCGAGATCGGCGGCGTTGTCGACACCATCTCGCTGGTCAACGCCGAGGCGACGTCGGCCGCGGCCGCGTCGACGCAGACCTCGGACAACGTCCAGGCCGTCGCCGCCGGCGCCGAGGAACTGTCCGCGTCGGTCAACGAGATCACCCGCCAGGTCACCCAGGCGCGCCAGATCTCGACGCACGCCGTCGAGGAGGCCGACCGCACCAACGTCATCGTCTCCGGTCTGTCGACCGCGGCGCAGCGCATCGGCGACGTCGTGCAGCTGATCCAGAACATCGCGGCGCAGACCAACCTGCTCGCCCTCAACGCCACCATCGAGGCCGCCCGCGCCGGCGAGGCGGGCCGCGGCTTCGCCGTCGTCGCCTCGGAGGTGAAGAGCCTCGCCAACCAGACCGCCAAGGCCACCGAGGAGATCAGCGCGCAGATCAACGCGGTGCAGGACACCACGAACGGCGCGGTCGGGGCGATCAGCACGATCTCGTCGACCATCGTGAAGATCAGCGAGATCTCCGCCGCGATCGCCTCGGCGGTCGAGGAGCAGTCGGCCGTGGCGGCCGAGATGTCGTCGAACATGCGCGTCGCCGCCGACGGCGTCGCGACCATCTCGCAGAACATGAACTCGATCGCGAGTTCCACCCGCGCGATCGACGGCGCCACCCGCAAGGTCCGCGAGGCCTCCGCGGCGCTGCGCTGA
- a CDS encoding c-type cytochrome, with the protein MTMKRTILAAAGLAAACLACLATVSVAEEDPRHVREELMEGVGKAAKVVGPMLQGKAPFDAAAAAEAFTLISKNAADFPNHFPAGTDTGKTEALPAIWENKADFDARAKKLADDAAAAATASAAGEDAFKAAAGTVMSNCKGCHEKYRKPS; encoded by the coding sequence ATGACGATGAAGCGTACCATCCTCGCCGCTGCGGGCCTCGCGGCCGCGTGCCTCGCCTGCCTCGCCACCGTGTCGGTCGCCGAGGAGGATCCGCGGCACGTGCGCGAGGAACTGATGGAAGGCGTCGGCAAGGCCGCCAAGGTGGTCGGCCCGATGCTGCAGGGCAAGGCTCCCTTCGACGCCGCCGCGGCCGCGGAGGCCTTCACGCTGATCTCGAAGAACGCCGCCGACTTCCCCAACCACTTCCCCGCGGGCACCGACACCGGCAAGACCGAGGCGCTGCCGGCAATCTGGGAGAACAAGGCCGACTTCGACGCGCGCGCCAAGAAGCTCGCGGACGACGCCGCCGCCGCCGCGACGGCCTCGGCCGCCGGCGAGGACGCCTTCAAGGCCGCCGCCGGCACGGTGATGTCGAACTGCAAGGGCTGCCACGAGAAGTACCGCAAGCCGTCCTGA
- a CDS encoding MurR/RpiR family transcriptional regulator: MTDTTTPPRDFETLRAALIERRDALPKRLTQVAAFAIDNPDDIAFGTVAAIAAEAQVQPSTLVRFAQALGYAGFSDMQKVFRSRLREGVVDYRERLDALKSREEASGPAGLVEGFAEAAVFSLTRLRQSLDPAALERIVDILVGAETIYVIGQRRAFPVASYLAYALSKIGVRNILVDNVASMAPETLRFATAADALLAVSFTPYAPVTVELARDLAAQKVPIAAITDSAFSPLTQVSSAWVEIVEADFGGFRSVAGTFVLAIALAVAVGERRRAAVSG, translated from the coding sequence ATGACGGACACGACGACACCGCCGCGCGATTTCGAGACCCTGCGCGCGGCGCTGATCGAACGACGCGACGCGCTGCCCAAGCGCCTGACCCAGGTGGCGGCCTTCGCCATCGACAATCCCGACGACATCGCCTTCGGCACCGTCGCCGCCATCGCGGCCGAGGCGCAGGTTCAGCCCTCGACCCTGGTGCGTTTCGCCCAGGCGCTCGGCTACGCCGGCTTCTCGGACATGCAGAAGGTGTTCCGTTCGCGCCTGCGCGAGGGCGTCGTCGACTATCGCGAGCGCCTCGACGCCCTGAAGTCGCGCGAGGAGGCCTCGGGCCCGGCCGGTCTGGTCGAGGGTTTCGCCGAGGCCGCCGTCTTCTCGCTGACGCGTCTCCGGCAGAGCCTCGACCCGGCCGCCTTGGAGCGCATCGTCGACATCCTGGTCGGCGCCGAGACGATCTACGTGATCGGCCAGCGCCGCGCCTTCCCGGTGGCGAGCTATCTCGCCTACGCGCTCTCGAAGATCGGCGTGCGCAACATCCTGGTCGACAACGTCGCCTCGATGGCGCCGGAGACGCTGCGCTTCGCCACCGCCGCCGACGCGCTGCTCGCCGTCAGCTTCACCCCCTACGCACCGGTGACGGTGGAACTCGCGCGCGACCTCGCCGCCCAGAAGGTGCCGATCGCCGCCATCACCGACAGCGCCTTCAGCCCGCTCACCCAGGTCTCGTCGGCGTGGGTGGAGATCGTCGAGGCGGATTTCGGCGGTTTCCGCTCCGTCGCCGGCACCTTCGTGCTCGCGATCGCCCTCGCGGTCGCGGTCGGGGAGCGGCGCCGCGCGGCGGTGTCAGGGTGA